One part of the bacterium BMS3Abin08 genome encodes these proteins:
- the fmt gene encoding methionyl-tRNA formyltransferase yields MGILFFGTPDFALPSLKGLHDHHEDITEVVTQPDKTGGRGHRMIKPPVKSLAEELGIPCTQPSNIRSEEFISHVRELAPEFVIVVAYGRIIPKEILDIPRRGCINLHASLLPKYRGAAPIQWAIINGEKETGITTMLMDEGLDTGDILLQKPVPIEDSDTGKSLSERLSHPGAELLIETLTGVRENTIRPVPQRGEPSYAPIIKKSDGLIDWNMPASAICNRIRALNPWPGAFTRIRNKTVKILKAEVREGRGAPGVVVKRERHRILISTPEGLVAPLEVQVEGKRPMDIASYLQGQGRDLKVGERTGDTKIV; encoded by the coding sequence ATGGGTATCTTATTCTTTGGAACGCCGGATTTTGCCCTTCCTTCACTGAAGGGCCTTCATGATCATCATGAAGATATAACCGAGGTCGTCACACAGCCCGACAAAACAGGAGGAAGGGGACACAGGATGATTAAGCCCCCGGTCAAGAGCCTTGCAGAAGAGCTTGGAATACCCTGCACACAGCCTTCAAACATAAGGTCTGAGGAGTTCATAAGCCACGTCAGGGAACTCGCTCCGGAGTTTGTCATCGTTGTCGCATATGGAAGGATTATACCTAAAGAGATACTGGACATTCCCCGGAGAGGCTGTATCAATCTTCATGCATCGCTGCTGCCGAAATACCGTGGGGCCGCCCCCATTCAGTGGGCCATTATAAACGGCGAAAAGGAAACCGGCATTACGACCATGCTTATGGACGAGGGTCTTGATACGGGCGATATCCTCCTGCAGAAGCCGGTCCCGATAGAAGATTCAGATACCGGCAAGTCCCTTTCGGAGAGGCTCTCACATCCCGGAGCAGAACTACTGATCGAGACCCTAACCGGTGTAAGGGAAAATACCATAAGGCCGGTACCCCAGAGGGGAGAGCCGTCCTATGCCCCGATTATTAAGAAATCCGATGGACTTATAGACTGGAATATGCCTGCATCTGCGATATGCAACCGTATAAGGGCACTGAACCCCTGGCCGGGGGCATTTACGAGGATCAGGAACAAAACCGTCAAGATATTAAAGGCCGAGGTCCGTGAAGGCAGGGGTGCCCCGGGAGTAGTTGTCAAAAGAGAGCGCCATCGCATCCTGATCTCTACGCCTGAGGGCCTTGTTGCACCCCTCGAGGTTCAGGTTGAAGGCAAGAGGCCCATGGATATCGCATCCTATCTGCAGGGACAGGGACGTGACCTGAAGGTTGGTGAAAGAACCGGTGACACCAAGATTGTTTAG
- the gsiD gene encoding glutathione transport system permease protein GsiD — MKGVLWERFSRNKLALTGSILVVILFTVAIFAPILAPYEYDFIDRNHILEPPSRTHILGTDDLGRDLLSRMLYGARISLAVGFVAVGISTIIGILIGSIAGYYGGLLDRLNMRIVDVMLSIPTFFLILAVIAFIGPSIWNIMFIIGLTSWMGVARLVRAEFLSLKKREYVLAAKAIGASDIRIIFRHMLPNSLAPIIVSAVLGVASAVLLESSLSFLGLGVQPPYPSWGNILTTGQANIEIAWWLSVFPGLAILLTVLSYNLLGEGLRDALDPRLWGER, encoded by the coding sequence ATGAAAGGTGTCTTATGGGAGAGATTCAGCCGTAACAAACTTGCCCTGACAGGGAGCATACTTGTTGTTATCCTCTTCACTGTAGCCATCTTTGCCCCCATCCTGGCCCCATATGAGTATGACTTCATTGACCGCAACCACATACTTGAACCGCCAAGCCGGACACACATCCTCGGTACCGACGACCTCGGAAGAGACCTGCTGAGCAGGATGCTCTACGGTGCAAGGATATCCCTTGCCGTGGGTTTTGTTGCCGTGGGTATCTCAACCATAATCGGAATCCTGATAGGCTCAATAGCCGGTTATTACGGGGGGCTGCTTGACAGACTGAATATGAGGATCGTTGACGTAATGCTGTCAATACCGACATTCTTTCTGATCCTTGCCGTTATCGCATTTATCGGGCCGAGTATATGGAATATCATGTTTATTATCGGTCTTACCTCCTGGATGGGTGTTGCCCGGCTTGTAAGGGCGGAGTTTCTCAGCCTCAAAAAGCGTGAATATGTCCTTGCGGCAAAGGCGATAGGGGCGTCCGACATAAGGATTATATTCAGACATATGCTGCCAAACAGTCTTGCCCCGATCATTGTATCTGCAGTACTTGGTGTTGCATCGGCAGTGCTGCTTGAGTCCTCCCTCAGTTTTTTGGGTCTCGGTGTTCAGCCTCCATATCCAAGCTGGGGAAATATCCTGACCACAGGCCAGGCCAATATAGAGATTGCCTGGTGGCTTTCCGTCTTTCCCGGGCTTGCAATCCTGCTGACCGTACTCTCTTACAACCTCCTTGGAGAGGGATTGAGGGATGCCCTCGACCCGAGGCTCTGGGGAGAGAGGTAG
- the ppiD_2 gene encoding peptidyl-prolyl cis-trans isomerase D: MSKKLLPVIILSVVLLLSVSCSKKPAAVVNGKEITMEAFNRQLMLRKESAKAGGASIEEKKLKGTVIDELIGYELLIQGAKEKKISVNKDEINREIDSIKQLLGEERFNASLKKLGITLEELKKEVGERLLINQLLTSMVPENSIKEEDIKDYYMNSKIPFMKPERVLVKLIQVPTREEGEKILKEIKEDKIDFDTVGERFKKEKTAVVSEYGWARSDLFTGTIADALKELKKGEVGGPYKGKDGFYLLRVKDRKPSSVMSFEEAKDQIRSMLLDQKRQAVTAKYIAEQKKKADIKVYVR; the protein is encoded by the coding sequence ATGTCAAAAAAATTACTGCCCGTTATCATCCTCTCTGTTGTATTACTCCTCAGCGTTTCGTGTTCGAAGAAGCCCGCTGCAGTGGTAAACGGCAAAGAGATCACTATGGAGGCTTTTAACCGGCAACTTATGCTGAGAAAGGAATCAGCCAAGGCCGGAGGTGCCAGCATAGAAGAAAAAAAGCTGAAAGGGACCGTAATCGATGAACTTATCGGGTATGAACTCCTCATCCAGGGGGCAAAGGAAAAAAAGATCTCCGTCAATAAAGATGAGATAAACAGAGAGATAGATTCTATCAAGCAGTTACTCGGTGAAGAACGGTTCAACGCTTCTTTAAAGAAACTTGGAATCACATTGGAGGAACTTAAAAAAGAGGTTGGGGAAAGACTTTTAATCAATCAACTCCTTACCTCGATGGTTCCTGAAAACTCCATAAAGGAGGAGGATATCAAGGACTACTACATGAACAGCAAAATACCCTTTATGAAACCCGAAAGGGTATTAGTCAAACTGATACAGGTCCCCACAAGGGAAGAAGGAGAAAAAATCCTCAAGGAAATAAAGGAAGACAAGATCGACTTCGATACCGTCGGTGAAAGATTCAAGAAGGAAAAAACGGCGGTCGTTAGTGAATACGGATGGGCCAGATCCGACCTCTTTACCGGAACAATTGCCGATGCACTCAAGGAACTAAAGAAAGGCGAGGTCGGTGGGCCGTATAAGGGAAAGGATGGTTTTTATCTTCTCAGGGTCAAGGACAGGAAGCCCTCGTCGGTCATGTCCTTTGAAGAGGCAAAGGATCAGATAAGATCCATGCTGCTGGATCAGAAGCGCCAGGCCGTAACGGCTAAATACATTGCAGAGCAGAAGAAAAAGGCAGATATAAAGGTCTACGTAAGGTAA
- the motA gene encoding motility protein A, giving the protein MLALIGILIVLGAVVGGYLMENGNLSVLFQPAEVVIIFGAALGSLVIAAPPKSLGMVLKSVGKLFFGKGMGKSGYLELLTVLFQLFSKIRKEGLISIEEDIEHPEKSPLFTKYKSVTSNHHAMEFLCDNLKVIVSSNVPAYELDNLMDLEIDTHHHEAMTPSNHVNRIADSLPGLGIVAAVLGVVLTMEKISEPPEVLGESIGAALVGTFLGVLMCYGFVGPMAANLEEKAKEDSVAFQTIKIAIVSFVGGSAPQMAVEFGRRAIPSADRPSFNELEDTIRKK; this is encoded by the coding sequence ATGCTTGCGCTTATAGGAATACTGATAGTGCTTGGAGCCGTAGTCGGGGGATACCTGATGGAGAACGGCAACCTCAGTGTGCTTTTTCAGCCTGCAGAGGTGGTGATCATCTTTGGCGCTGCACTGGGCTCACTGGTCATTGCCGCTCCCCCAAAGTCGCTCGGCATGGTTTTAAAGAGCGTCGGGAAGCTCTTCTTCGGCAAAGGCATGGGCAAGAGCGGATATCTTGAACTGCTCACGGTCCTGTTCCAGTTATTCTCAAAGATCCGTAAAGAGGGACTGATCTCAATCGAGGAAGATATTGAACATCCCGAAAAGAGTCCACTCTTCACGAAATACAAGTCCGTAACATCCAACCATCATGCAATGGAGTTCCTCTGTGACAACCTGAAGGTAATAGTTTCCTCCAACGTGCCCGCCTATGAACTTGACAATTTGATGGATCTCGAGATAGACACACACCATCACGAGGCCATGACGCCTTCCAACCATGTAAACAGGATAGCGGACTCCCTTCCCGGACTTGGGATTGTTGCAGCGGTCCTTGGAGTGGTCCTGACTATGGAAAAGATAAGCGAGCCCCCGGAAGTTCTTGGTGAAAGTATCGGCGCCGCACTGGTCGGGACATTCCTGGGGGTATTGATGTGTTATGGTTTCGTAGGCCCCATGGCAGCCAACCTTGAAGAAAAGGCAAAAGAGGACAGCGTGGCCTTCCAGACTATAAAGATTGCAATCGTCTCCTTTGTGGGAGGGTCGGCGCCGCAAATGGCCGTAGAGTTCGGGAGAAGGGCAATCCCCTCTGCAGACAGGCCCTCGTTTAACGAACTTGAAGATACGATCAGAAAGAAATGA
- the gph gene encoding phosphoglycolate phosphatase produces MTVKQLILFDIDGTLIDSGGAGIRALNLAFSERFGIDIAFNGISMAGKTDMQIVKEALKLHGIGNNNGEVELVTRRYLTILRSEIDNPHRTVNPGVFDILEHLKAEGYPLGLLTGNIEGGARLKLSPFGLNRYFPFGAFGSDHEDRDHLLPIAIKRFPVSGEAVKPEDCVIIGDTPRDVRCAHVHGASCIGVATGPFTMNELEDSGADLTIGDLREKEKILVFLDDGRR; encoded by the coding sequence ATGACCGTAAAACAACTCATACTTTTCGATATTGACGGGACACTCATAGACTCCGGCGGGGCCGGGATAAGGGCACTGAATCTGGCATTCTCCGAACGCTTCGGTATTGACATTGCCTTTAACGGCATTTCAATGGCCGGTAAAACAGACATGCAGATTGTGAAAGAGGCGCTAAAACTTCACGGGATCGGGAACAACAACGGGGAGGTGGAGCTTGTTACCAGGAGGTACCTGACCATACTCCGCTCGGAAATTGATAACCCGCACAGGACTGTGAACCCCGGAGTTTTCGATATTCTCGAGCATTTAAAAGCAGAGGGGTATCCCCTCGGTCTACTGACGGGAAATATTGAAGGCGGGGCCCGGTTAAAGCTCTCACCCTTCGGGCTTAACAGGTATTTCCCCTTCGGTGCCTTTGGAAGCGATCATGAGGACAGGGACCACCTTCTACCTATAGCCATTAAGCGCTTTCCCGTATCGGGGGAAGCCGTTAAGCCTGAGGATTGTGTAATCATTGGTGATACACCGAGGGATGTCCGGTGCGCTCACGTACACGGTGCAAGCTGCATAGGGGTGGCAACAGGGCCGTTCACTATGAATGAACTTGAAGATTCAGGGGCGGATCTCACCATTGGAGACCTCAGAGAGAAAGAGAAGATACTGGTGTTTCTCGATGATGGGCGGCGTTGA
- the hemA gene encoding glutamyl-tRNA reductase encodes MRLLVTGLNHKTAPVEVRERLSFDGPKLQEGLDLLLGLPEVGGGVILSTCNRVEIYTDVADPDRAIASIKYFLSKFHSLDPALLEGSLYFYSGEEGVKHVFRVASSLDSMVVGEPQILGQLKDAYELALSRKATGVYLNKLLKKAISVAKRVRTETRIAENAVSISYAAVELAKKIFSDLSRKTFMLLGAGAMAELAVRHLIKNDVKEVAVANRTYERGLELAREFCGRAVRFEEFKEELVNTDIIICSTGASDYILFKHDMQKIMKQRKNRSVFIIDISVPRNIDPQINDIDNVYLYDVDDLQGVVDSNILERKKEAEKAEGIVEEEVGKFLKWESSLDAVPTIVALRNRAEEIKQEELKRLLNRLEGIDEKQKKLIESTLSAVVNKLIHPPTVALKDDVEDRDILIVTVKRLYGLNDEDNDL; translated from the coding sequence ATGAGGCTCTTAGTAACAGGACTTAACCATAAAACCGCCCCTGTTGAAGTGAGAGAAAGACTCTCCTTTGATGGTCCGAAACTTCAGGAGGGGCTTGATCTGCTCCTGGGTTTGCCGGAGGTTGGAGGAGGTGTAATCCTCTCCACCTGCAACAGGGTGGAGATATATACGGACGTGGCTGATCCGGACAGGGCAATAGCAAGCATCAAGTATTTCCTCTCGAAGTTTCACTCCCTGGACCCTGCACTGCTTGAGGGGTCTCTCTATTTTTATTCCGGTGAAGAAGGTGTCAAACATGTGTTCAGGGTGGCCTCGAGCCTGGACTCAATGGTTGTGGGTGAGCCCCAGATACTTGGCCAACTGAAGGATGCCTATGAGTTGGCCCTATCGAGAAAGGCAACGGGTGTTTACCTTAATAAGCTTCTGAAGAAGGCCATCTCCGTGGCCAAGCGTGTGCGGACGGAAACACGGATTGCTGAAAATGCGGTTTCCATCAGTTATGCTGCCGTGGAACTGGCAAAAAAGATCTTTTCCGATCTCAGTAGAAAGACATTCATGCTCCTCGGTGCGGGTGCGATGGCTGAGCTTGCCGTGCGCCACCTTATCAAGAACGATGTTAAGGAGGTAGCCGTTGCCAACAGGACATACGAAAGAGGGCTGGAGCTTGCAAGGGAGTTCTGCGGCAGGGCGGTGAGGTTCGAGGAGTTCAAGGAAGAATTAGTGAATACAGACATAATAATCTGCTCGACAGGCGCGTCTGATTACATACTCTTCAAGCATGATATGCAGAAGATCATGAAACAGAGGAAGAACCGGTCTGTATTTATTATCGACATATCAGTGCCGAGGAACATAGATCCTCAGATCAACGATATCGACAACGTCTATCTGTACGATGTTGACGACCTGCAGGGGGTGGTTGACTCAAATATCCTTGAGCGAAAGAAGGAGGCGGAGAAGGCCGAGGGTATAGTGGAGGAGGAGGTGGGAAAGTTCCTTAAATGGGAGTCATCCCTTGATGCCGTGCCGACCATCGTTGCCCTGAGGAACAGGGCGGAAGAGATAAAGCAGGAGGAACTGAAACGGCTCCTCAACCGTCTTGAGGGGATCGATGAAAAGCAGAAGAAGCTCATAGAATCCACCCTGTCTGCTGTGGTGAACAAACTGATTCACCCTCCAACGGTTGCACTAAAGGACGATGTTGAGGACAGAGATATACTGATTGTGACGGTAAAGCGCCTCTATGGGCTGAATGATGAGGACAACGATTTATAA
- the dppB gene encoding dipeptide transport system permease protein DppB: MLLFLSKRVTELTITLFGITLLSFFIIHLAPGKPTDVLTELNPKITPEAREMLEKYYGLDKPIIIQYLLWAKRIVKLDFGESFSTDRRPVWTKIKERIPVTISINLVSMILVFLIAIPIGISSATRQHSLFDKVTTIGVFVGFSMPAFWLGILLMMLFGVYLHILPISGIKSMNYDALSVGGKMVDVGRHLILIVFVSAIGGLAGISRYMRSSMLEVIRQDYITTARAKGLPERMVIYRHALRNALLPIITIFGLSVPGLLGGSVILEKIFGIPGMGQLFYMSVMTRDYPLIMGLLTIGAVLTLIGNMLADLCYALADPRTRRT; the protein is encoded by the coding sequence ATGCTCCTTTTTCTAAGCAAACGGGTTACAGAACTTACTATTACCCTCTTCGGGATAACCCTTCTTTCGTTTTTCATAATTCACCTTGCACCCGGAAAGCCAACGGATGTCCTTACGGAGCTTAACCCGAAGATCACCCCTGAGGCAAGGGAAATGCTCGAAAAATATTACGGTCTGGACAAACCTATCATCATCCAGTACCTTCTCTGGGCCAAGAGGATAGTCAAACTGGACTTCGGGGAATCCTTCTCAACAGACAGACGCCCTGTCTGGACTAAGATAAAGGAGAGAATCCCTGTTACCATTTCAATAAACCTGGTAAGCATGATTCTTGTTTTTCTCATTGCCATTCCAATCGGAATCTCCTCTGCCACGCGACAACACTCACTCTTTGACAAGGTCACCACCATAGGCGTTTTTGTCGGATTCTCCATGCCGGCTTTCTGGCTCGGGATTCTTCTTATGATGCTCTTTGGGGTTTATCTACATATCCTCCCCATCTCCGGTATTAAATCGATGAACTATGACGCACTTTCAGTCGGCGGCAAGATGGTGGACGTGGGCAGGCATTTGATACTGATCGTATTTGTTTCCGCCATTGGTGGCCTTGCAGGTATCTCCAGGTACATGCGCAGCAGCATGCTCGAGGTGATCAGGCAGGACTACATCACCACTGCCAGGGCAAAGGGACTCCCCGAGCGGATGGTCATCTACAGACACGCACTCAGAAACGCCCTGCTTCCCATAATAACCATCTTCGGGCTTTCAGTCCCCGGACTGCTCGGCGGGAGCGTCATCCTTGAAAAGATATTCGGCATCCCGGGGATGGGCCAGCTGTTCTACATGTCGGTCATGACGAGGGATTACCCCCTCATAATGGGACTGCTTACCATCGGGGCGGTTCTTACGCTCATCGGGAACATGTTGGCCGATCTATGTTATGCGCTGGCAGACCCGCGGACGAGGAGGACTTAA
- the glgC gene encoding glucose-1-phosphate adenylyltransferase, with the protein MLHPDILAFVLAGGKGERLFPLTAFRSKPSVPFGGRYRIVDFVLSNLVNSRIFSIYLLVQYKSQSLIEHIRQHWVMSPIIRDHFIAVVPPQMRMGPEWFQGTADAVFQNINLITQQRPGLVLVFGADHIYRMDIRQMIDFHLDRNADVTVATRPVPVEEATSFGVIQTDSENRIIGFQEKPENPTPMPSDGNRAYVSMGNYIFNTDVLINALIEAQTKRHNDFGAHILPGLVDDGRLFAYDFAMNTIQGFQPYEERGYWRDVGTIKAFFDAHMDMLGEKPLFELNNAAWPIYPSGFKSPATKILNANIENSMISEGVIVKDARIRNSVIRTGVVIEENVVIEDSIIMDKTLIKRGAHLKNTIVDKLNVIGESARVGHDSEDERFGLHIDRSGIRVIPRKGLRDT; encoded by the coding sequence ATGTTACATCCCGATATACTTGCCTTTGTCCTTGCAGGTGGTAAAGGTGAACGACTCTTTCCGCTGACCGCATTCCGTTCCAAACCGTCGGTACCCTTCGGGGGCAGATACAGGATCGTGGATTTTGTTCTCAGCAATCTGGTCAATTCACGGATATTTTCCATATATCTTCTCGTTCAGTATAAATCACAGTCACTGATTGAACATATCAGGCAACACTGGGTTATGTCACCCATCATCAGGGATCACTTTATCGCGGTAGTTCCACCGCAGATGAGGATGGGTCCCGAGTGGTTTCAGGGAACGGCAGATGCAGTCTTCCAGAACATTAATCTCATAACCCAGCAACGTCCCGGCCTCGTGCTGGTATTTGGAGCCGACCATATATACCGCATGGATATAAGGCAGATGATCGATTTTCATCTCGACAGAAATGCAGATGTTACCGTGGCGACAAGGCCCGTTCCGGTCGAGGAGGCCACGTCCTTCGGGGTTATACAGACCGACAGCGAAAACAGGATTATTGGTTTTCAGGAAAAACCGGAGAACCCGACCCCGATGCCGTCGGACGGCAACAGGGCCTATGTATCGATGGGTAATTACATCTTCAATACAGATGTGCTTATTAATGCCCTGATAGAGGCACAGACTAAAAGGCATAACGATTTCGGGGCTCATATACTCCCTGGGCTTGTTGATGACGGCCGGCTGTTTGCCTATGATTTTGCAATGAACACCATACAGGGCTTTCAGCCCTACGAGGAACGCGGGTACTGGAGGGATGTGGGTACGATAAAGGCATTCTTTGACGCACATATGGATATGCTGGGTGAGAAACCCCTCTTTGAACTGAATAATGCAGCCTGGCCGATCTATCCGTCCGGATTTAAGTCCCCTGCAACAAAGATACTCAATGCAAATATAGAAAACAGCATGATATCCGAGGGTGTGATAGTCAAGGATGCACGGATAAGAAATTCCGTTATCCGTACCGGGGTGGTGATAGAGGAGAACGTGGTGATTGAGGACTCGATTATAATGGATAAGACGCTTATAAAACGGGGTGCGCATTTGAAGAATACAATCGTTGATAAATTGAATGTGATCGGGGAGTCTGCCAGGGTTGGGCATGATTCAGAGGATGAGAGGTTCGGTCTCCACATCGACAGGTCGGGGATCAGGGTGATCCCGAGGAAAGGATTGCGTGATACCTGA
- the def gene encoding peptide deformylase, with protein sequence MAVLEIRKYPDPVLKKKSLPVVDINGTLQELIDNMLETMHAAPGIGLAAPQVGKSKRLIVIDVSTSEESHPLIVLINPDIVQAAGRVVSEEGCLSVPGYTSSIAREERVCVRGLDRNGKPVEIEATGLLARALQHEIDHLDGTLFIDRMSPIKREFFRKRYLRKLRQTA encoded by the coding sequence ATGGCAGTGCTGGAAATTAGAAAATATCCCGACCCTGTGCTAAAGAAAAAATCCTTACCGGTTGTTGATATTAACGGGACACTGCAGGAGCTGATAGACAACATGCTTGAAACGATGCATGCAGCCCCCGGTATCGGGCTTGCCGCCCCACAGGTGGGGAAGTCAAAGCGGCTGATAGTTATTGATGTAAGCACAAGTGAGGAAAGTCATCCACTGATTGTGCTTATAAACCCGGACATCGTACAGGCTGCAGGCAGGGTGGTCTCTGAAGAGGGATGTCTCAGCGTCCCCGGGTATACTTCCTCCATAGCGAGAGAAGAAAGGGTATGTGTAAGGGGTCTCGACCGCAATGGAAAGCCTGTAGAGATCGAAGCAACAGGGCTTCTTGCCCGGGCGCTTCAACATGAGATAGACCACCTTGACGGAACGCTTTTTATAGACAGGATGAGCCCGATCAAAAGGGAGTTTTTCAGGAAGAGATACCTCAGAAAATTGCGACAGACTGCTTGA
- the ccsA_3 gene encoding cytochrome c biogenesis protein CcsA — MTLLFELALTLYFAATIVGIVEFFKGSRATTTIMNALIGAGFVFHTANILMRLYVSGHLPITNLHEASSFFSWCIVLLFFFIEYRYRIGLLGSFIMPVVFILMIASSILPRGIKQLSPVLQSYWLGVHTFLAFLGDASFAMAAGIGVMYLVQEHFLKKKHLGSLFQRLPNLQVLDEINYRLITIGFPLLTLAILTGAIWAENAWGSYWRWDPKEVWSLITWFIYVLVLHVRLKLGWKGKKAAILSIIGFAVVLFTFFGVNLLLKGMHTFVK, encoded by the coding sequence ATGACGCTGCTTTTTGAGCTGGCGCTGACCTTATATTTTGCCGCCACTATAGTTGGTATAGTGGAGTTTTTCAAGGGTAGCCGGGCAACGACTACCATAATGAATGCCCTTATCGGCGCCGGCTTTGTTTTTCATACGGCAAATATCCTTATGAGGCTCTATGTTTCGGGCCATCTTCCCATCACCAACCTTCATGAGGCCTCGTCTTTTTTCTCCTGGTGCATAGTACTTCTCTTCTTTTTTATCGAGTACAGATACCGTATCGGGCTGCTTGGTTCCTTTATTATGCCGGTGGTCTTTATCCTGATGATTGCCTCTTCCATACTCCCGAGGGGAATCAAACAGTTAAGCCCCGTTCTTCAGAGTTACTGGCTCGGGGTTCATACGTTTCTTGCCTTTCTGGGGGATGCCTCCTTCGCCATGGCTGCAGGGATCGGGGTCATGTATCTCGTGCAGGAACATTTTCTCAAAAAAAAACACCTTGGGAGCCTCTTTCAGAGACTTCCCAATCTCCAGGTCCTTGATGAGATCAATTACAGGCTGATAACCATCGGGTTTCCCCTCCTTACGCTGGCTATTCTTACCGGTGCCATCTGGGCTGAAAATGCCTGGGGGAGTTACTGGCGATGGGATCCAAAGGAGGTGTGGTCACTGATTACATGGTTTATATATGTCCTAGTGCTTCACGTCCGCCTGAAACTTGGATGGAAGGGTAAGAAGGCGGCGATACTCTCGATTATCGGCTTTGCAGTTGTCCTTTTTACCTTCTTTGGGGTCAATCTTCTCTTAAAGGGGATGCACACCTTTGTAAAATGA
- the motB_3 gene encoding motility protein B — MKDSKIIIKKVKKIEGGSHHGGSWKVAYADFVTAMMAFFLLLWLITMVAPEKRARVATYFKYFSLFEKGGSSFMDKTSAIFNEPGESADKAFAPNYYGNNTSSMTPETLQEAIRNAVETMLGDIKEQVMVRVVKEGVKIDIVDKNGSSMFAMGSADLTGRAKKILKVLVNNLSEISNKLYIEGHTDSFSFSYRNNYSNWELSTERANAARRYLEETGISPQRIVRIIGYADKDPLLIKKPRDPGNRRISIVVLFPEKTRAPDRKTRKGRPSSG; from the coding sequence ATGAAAGACTCCAAGATAATAATAAAGAAGGTGAAAAAAATCGAAGGCGGAAGCCATCACGGTGGGAGCTGGAAGGTGGCATATGCAGACTTCGTTACTGCCATGATGGCCTTTTTTCTTCTCTTATGGCTGATCACAATGGTTGCACCCGAGAAACGTGCAAGGGTTGCCACATACTTCAAGTATTTCAGCCTCTTTGAAAAAGGGGGCTCATCCTTCATGGATAAGACAAGCGCCATTTTCAACGAGCCCGGCGAGTCGGCCGATAAGGCCTTTGCTCCAAACTACTACGGCAATAATACATCGTCTATGACACCGGAAACCCTGCAGGAGGCAATTAGGAATGCCGTGGAGACCATGCTTGGCGATATTAAAGAACAGGTAATGGTGCGGGTAGTCAAAGAAGGGGTCAAGATCGATATAGTCGACAAAAACGGCAGTTCGATGTTTGCCATGGGAAGTGCGGATCTTACCGGAAGGGCAAAGAAGATACTGAAGGTCCTTGTGAACAACCTGTCGGAGATCAGCAATAAGCTCTACATTGAAGGACATACGGATTCCTTCTCCTTCTCCTACAGGAACAACTACAGCAACTGGGAACTCTCAACCGAGCGCGCAAACGCTGCAAGGCGTTATCTTGAAGAGACAGGGATATCCCCGCAGAGGATAGTCAGGATAATAGGATATGCAGACAAGGACCCCTTGCTGATCAAAAAGCCCCGGGACCCCGGAAACAGAAGGATAAGCATCGTGGTGCTCTTTCCCGAAAAAACCAGGGCACCGGACAGGAAGACCCGGAAGGGGCGCCCTTCTTCAGGATAG